A section of the Salvelinus alpinus chromosome 36, SLU_Salpinus.1, whole genome shotgun sequence genome encodes:
- the LOC139564924 gene encoding importin subunit beta-1 isoform X1 — MELITILEKTVSPDRNELEAAQKFLEQAAIENLPTFLVELSKVLANPGNTQVARVAAGLQVKNSLTSKDPDVKTRYQQRWLAIDANARREIKNFVLQTLGTETYRPSSASQCVAGIACAEIPVTQWPELIPQLVANVTDPSSTEHMKESTLEAIGYICQDIDPEQLQDNANQILTAIIQGMRKEEPSNNVKLAATNALLNSLEFTKANFDKETERHFIMQVVCEATQCPDTRVSIVRVAALQNLVKIMSLYYQYMETYMGPALFAITIEAMKSDIDEVALQGIEFWSNVCDEEMDLAIEATEASEQGRPPEHTSKFYAKGALQYLVPILTQTLTKQDENDDDDDWNPCKAAGVCLMLLATCCEDDVVPHVLPFIKEHIKHPDWRYRDASVMAFGSILEGPELNQLKPLVIQAMPTLIELMKDPSVVVRDTTAWTVGRICELLPEAAINEVYLAPLLQCLIEGLGAEPRVASNVCWAFSSLAEAAYEATDAAEDQEEPATYCLSSSFELIVQKLLETTDRPDGHQNNLRSAAYEALMEIVKNSAKDCYPAVQKTTLVIMERLQQVLQMESHIQSTSDRIQFNDLQSLLCATLQNVLRKVQHQDALQISDVVMASLLRMFQNTAGSGGVQEDALMAVSTLVEVLGADFQKYMDAFKPFLGIGLKNYAEYQVCLAAVGLVCDLCRALMSNILPYCDEIMQLLLENLGNENVHRSVKPQILSAFGDIALAIGGEFKKYLEIVLDTLQQASQAQVDKTDYDMVDYLNELREGCLEAYTGIIQGLKGDQENVHPDVMLVQPRVEFILSFIHHIAEDEDHSDGVVANAAGLIGDLCTAFGKDVMKLVELRPLINDLLTEGRRSKTTKTKTLATWATKELRKLKSQA, encoded by the exons CCCACGTTCCTGGTGGAGCTCTCCAAGGTGCTCGCCAACCCTGGCAACACCCAGGTGGCTCGCGTGGCCGCAGGGCTGCAGGTGAAGAACTCACTCACCTCCAAAGACCCGGACGTGAAGACACGCTACCAGCAGAGATGGCTTGCCATCGACGCCAACGCCCGGAGGGAGATCAAGAACTTt GTTCTGCAGACCCTGGGCACGGAGACGTACCGGCCCAGCTCGGCCTCCCAGTGCGTGGCTGGCATTGCCTGCGCAGAGATCCCCGTCACCCAGTGGCCCGAGCTCATTCCCCAGCTGGTGGCCAATGTGACGGACCCCAGCAGCACTGAGCACATGAAGGAGTCCACCCTGGAGGCCATTGGATACATCTGCCAGGACATA GACCCTGAGCAGCTGCAGGACAACGCCAACCAGATCCTGACAGCAATCATCCAGGGCATGAGGAAGGAGGAGCCCAGCAACAACGTCAAGCTGGCTGCCACCAACGCGCTGCTCAACTCACTGGAGTTCACCAAAGCCAACTTTGACAAagag ACGGAGAGGCACTTTATAATGCAGGTCGTCTGCGAGGCCACACAGTGCCCAGACACCAGAGTGAGTATC GTACGAGTGGCTGCCTTACAGAACTTGGTGAAGATAATGTCTTTGTATTATCAGTACATGGAAACGTACATGGGCCCAGCACTGTTTGCG ATCACAATAGAAGCCATGAAAAGTGACATTGATGAAGTTGCCTTACAAGGAATCGAGTTCTGGTCGAACGTGTGCGACGAGGAGATGGATTTGGCCATTGAAGCGACTGAG gcaTCGGAGCAGGGCCGGCCCCCGGAGCACACCAGCAAGTTCTATGCTAAAGGAGCCTTGCAATACCTGGTGCCCATCCTCACCCAGACACTCACCAAACAG GACGAgaacgacgacgacgacgactgGAACCCGTGCAAGGCGGCGGGCGTGTGCCTGATGCTGCTGGCCACGTGCTGCGAGGACGACGTGGTGCCTCACGTGTTGCCCTTCATCAAGGAGCACATCAAGCACCCCGACTGGCGCTACCGCGACGCCTCCGTCATGGCGTTCGGCTCCATCCTAGAGGGGCCCGAGCTCAATCAGCTCAAACCCCTCGTCATCCAG GCAATGCCCACGCTGATTGAGCTGATGAAGGACCCCAGTGTTGTGGTGAGGGACACCACGGCCTGGACGGTGGGCAGGATCTGTGAGCTGCTGCCGGAGGCGGCCATCAACGAGGTGTACCTGGCCCCTCTGCTGCAGTGTCTCATCGAGGGCCTGGGGGCCGAGCCACGCGTCGCATCCAACGTCTGCTGG gccTTCTCCAGCCTGGCGGAAGCCGCGTACGAAGCCACAGATGCAGCGGAGGACCAGGAGGAGCCTGCCACgtactgcctctcctcctccttcgaGCTCATCGTCCAGAAACTCCTAGAAACTACAGACAG GCCGGACGGTCACCAGAACAACCTGCGTAGCGCGGCCTACGAGGCCCTGATGGAGATTGTGAAGAACAGCGCCAAGGACTGCTACCCAGCCGTGCAGAAGACCACCCTGGTCATCATGGAACGCCTGCAGCAGGTCCTGCAGATGGAG tctcacATCCAGAGCACGTCGGACAGAATTCAGTTCAACGACCTCCAGTCTCTACTGTGTGCCACCCTGCAG AATGTGCTGAGGAAGGTGCAGCACCAGGACGCGTTGCAGATCTCAGACGTGGTGATGGCCTCCCTGCTCAGAATGTTCCAGAACACCGCCGGCTCCGGGGGCGTACAGGAGGATGCGCTCATGGCCGTCTCAACCTTGGTGGAAG TTTTGGGTGCTGACTTTCAGAAATACATGGATGCCTTTAAACCCTTCCTGGGAATTGGACTGAAGAATTATGCAGAATATCAA gtGTGTCTGGCCGCGGTGGGCCTGGTGTGTGACCTGTGCCGAGCCCTGATGTCCAACATCCTGCCTTACTGCGACGAGATCATGCAGCTCCTGCTGGAGAACCTGGGG AATGAGAATGTGCACCGGTCAGTGAAGCCTCAGATCCTGTCAGCGTTTGGAGACATTGCCCTGGCCATCGGAGGGGAGTTCAAGAAGTACCTGGAGATCGTCCTGGACACGCTGCAGCAGGCGTCGCAGGCACAAGTCGACAAG ACGGACTATGACATGGTGGACTATCTGAACGAGCTGCGGGAGGGCTGTCTGGAGGCCTACACTGGCATCATCCAGGGCCTGAAGGGAGACCAGGAGAACGTGCACC ctgacgtgatgctGGTGCAGCCCAGAGTGGAGTTCATCCTGTCCTTCATCCATCACATCGCTGAAGACGAGGACCACTCTGACGGCGTGGTGGCAAACGCCGCCGGACTTATAGG tgACCTGTGCACGGCCTTTGGGAAGGACGTGATGAAGCTGGTGGAGCTGCGGCCCCTCATCAACGACCTGCTGACGGAGGGCCGGAGGTCCAAGACCACCAAGACCAAGACGCTGGCCACATGGGCCACCAAGGAGCTGCGCAAGCTCAAGAGCCAGGCCTG A
- the LOC139564924 gene encoding importin subunit beta-1 isoform X2: protein MELITILEKTVSPDRNELEAAQKFLEQAAIENLPTFLVELSKVLANPGNTQVARVAAGLQVKNSLTSKDPDVKTRYQQRWLAIDANARREIKNFVLQTLGTETYRPSSASQCVAGIACAEIPVTQWPELIPQLVANVTDPSSTEHMKESTLEAIGYICQDIDPEQLQDNANQILTAIIQGMRKEEPSNNVKLAATNALLNSLEFTKANFDKETERHFIMQVVCEATQCPDTRVRVAALQNLVKIMSLYYQYMETYMGPALFAITIEAMKSDIDEVALQGIEFWSNVCDEEMDLAIEATEASEQGRPPEHTSKFYAKGALQYLVPILTQTLTKQDENDDDDDWNPCKAAGVCLMLLATCCEDDVVPHVLPFIKEHIKHPDWRYRDASVMAFGSILEGPELNQLKPLVIQAMPTLIELMKDPSVVVRDTTAWTVGRICELLPEAAINEVYLAPLLQCLIEGLGAEPRVASNVCWAFSSLAEAAYEATDAAEDQEEPATYCLSSSFELIVQKLLETTDRPDGHQNNLRSAAYEALMEIVKNSAKDCYPAVQKTTLVIMERLQQVLQMESHIQSTSDRIQFNDLQSLLCATLQNVLRKVQHQDALQISDVVMASLLRMFQNTAGSGGVQEDALMAVSTLVEVLGADFQKYMDAFKPFLGIGLKNYAEYQVCLAAVGLVCDLCRALMSNILPYCDEIMQLLLENLGNENVHRSVKPQILSAFGDIALAIGGEFKKYLEIVLDTLQQASQAQVDKTDYDMVDYLNELREGCLEAYTGIIQGLKGDQENVHPDVMLVQPRVEFILSFIHHIAEDEDHSDGVVANAAGLIGDLCTAFGKDVMKLVELRPLINDLLTEGRRSKTTKTKTLATWATKELRKLKSQA from the exons CCCACGTTCCTGGTGGAGCTCTCCAAGGTGCTCGCCAACCCTGGCAACACCCAGGTGGCTCGCGTGGCCGCAGGGCTGCAGGTGAAGAACTCACTCACCTCCAAAGACCCGGACGTGAAGACACGCTACCAGCAGAGATGGCTTGCCATCGACGCCAACGCCCGGAGGGAGATCAAGAACTTt GTTCTGCAGACCCTGGGCACGGAGACGTACCGGCCCAGCTCGGCCTCCCAGTGCGTGGCTGGCATTGCCTGCGCAGAGATCCCCGTCACCCAGTGGCCCGAGCTCATTCCCCAGCTGGTGGCCAATGTGACGGACCCCAGCAGCACTGAGCACATGAAGGAGTCCACCCTGGAGGCCATTGGATACATCTGCCAGGACATA GACCCTGAGCAGCTGCAGGACAACGCCAACCAGATCCTGACAGCAATCATCCAGGGCATGAGGAAGGAGGAGCCCAGCAACAACGTCAAGCTGGCTGCCACCAACGCGCTGCTCAACTCACTGGAGTTCACCAAAGCCAACTTTGACAAagag ACGGAGAGGCACTTTATAATGCAGGTCGTCTGCGAGGCCACACAGTGCCCAGACACCAGA GTACGAGTGGCTGCCTTACAGAACTTGGTGAAGATAATGTCTTTGTATTATCAGTACATGGAAACGTACATGGGCCCAGCACTGTTTGCG ATCACAATAGAAGCCATGAAAAGTGACATTGATGAAGTTGCCTTACAAGGAATCGAGTTCTGGTCGAACGTGTGCGACGAGGAGATGGATTTGGCCATTGAAGCGACTGAG gcaTCGGAGCAGGGCCGGCCCCCGGAGCACACCAGCAAGTTCTATGCTAAAGGAGCCTTGCAATACCTGGTGCCCATCCTCACCCAGACACTCACCAAACAG GACGAgaacgacgacgacgacgactgGAACCCGTGCAAGGCGGCGGGCGTGTGCCTGATGCTGCTGGCCACGTGCTGCGAGGACGACGTGGTGCCTCACGTGTTGCCCTTCATCAAGGAGCACATCAAGCACCCCGACTGGCGCTACCGCGACGCCTCCGTCATGGCGTTCGGCTCCATCCTAGAGGGGCCCGAGCTCAATCAGCTCAAACCCCTCGTCATCCAG GCAATGCCCACGCTGATTGAGCTGATGAAGGACCCCAGTGTTGTGGTGAGGGACACCACGGCCTGGACGGTGGGCAGGATCTGTGAGCTGCTGCCGGAGGCGGCCATCAACGAGGTGTACCTGGCCCCTCTGCTGCAGTGTCTCATCGAGGGCCTGGGGGCCGAGCCACGCGTCGCATCCAACGTCTGCTGG gccTTCTCCAGCCTGGCGGAAGCCGCGTACGAAGCCACAGATGCAGCGGAGGACCAGGAGGAGCCTGCCACgtactgcctctcctcctccttcgaGCTCATCGTCCAGAAACTCCTAGAAACTACAGACAG GCCGGACGGTCACCAGAACAACCTGCGTAGCGCGGCCTACGAGGCCCTGATGGAGATTGTGAAGAACAGCGCCAAGGACTGCTACCCAGCCGTGCAGAAGACCACCCTGGTCATCATGGAACGCCTGCAGCAGGTCCTGCAGATGGAG tctcacATCCAGAGCACGTCGGACAGAATTCAGTTCAACGACCTCCAGTCTCTACTGTGTGCCACCCTGCAG AATGTGCTGAGGAAGGTGCAGCACCAGGACGCGTTGCAGATCTCAGACGTGGTGATGGCCTCCCTGCTCAGAATGTTCCAGAACACCGCCGGCTCCGGGGGCGTACAGGAGGATGCGCTCATGGCCGTCTCAACCTTGGTGGAAG TTTTGGGTGCTGACTTTCAGAAATACATGGATGCCTTTAAACCCTTCCTGGGAATTGGACTGAAGAATTATGCAGAATATCAA gtGTGTCTGGCCGCGGTGGGCCTGGTGTGTGACCTGTGCCGAGCCCTGATGTCCAACATCCTGCCTTACTGCGACGAGATCATGCAGCTCCTGCTGGAGAACCTGGGG AATGAGAATGTGCACCGGTCAGTGAAGCCTCAGATCCTGTCAGCGTTTGGAGACATTGCCCTGGCCATCGGAGGGGAGTTCAAGAAGTACCTGGAGATCGTCCTGGACACGCTGCAGCAGGCGTCGCAGGCACAAGTCGACAAG ACGGACTATGACATGGTGGACTATCTGAACGAGCTGCGGGAGGGCTGTCTGGAGGCCTACACTGGCATCATCCAGGGCCTGAAGGGAGACCAGGAGAACGTGCACC ctgacgtgatgctGGTGCAGCCCAGAGTGGAGTTCATCCTGTCCTTCATCCATCACATCGCTGAAGACGAGGACCACTCTGACGGCGTGGTGGCAAACGCCGCCGGACTTATAGG tgACCTGTGCACGGCCTTTGGGAAGGACGTGATGAAGCTGGTGGAGCTGCGGCCCCTCATCAACGACCTGCTGACGGAGGGCCGGAGGTCCAAGACCACCAAGACCAAGACGCTGGCCACATGGGCCACCAAGGAGCTGCGCAAGCTCAAGAGCCAGGCCTG A